From the Candidatus Poribacteria bacterium genome, one window contains:
- a CDS encoding phytanoyl-CoA dioxygenase family protein → MDTITDLDPATVFTPEHKEFVENNGYLLIKNALPPDVVAEIDAAVDEVYAKEEAADRLENGGKLNLRNCITHHEAFLQLLDWQKTVPLAYGVLNWNVQMITSHLIVLPSKEEPPPEVRNRIGLHRDGGTSHAEMQEPHPRIMLKIAYAISDQSDPASGATVLVPGSNRLTGRPPLDPDTGWARGAISMNVNAGDAFLFEQRTWHGIGHNWSGMPRKTIFMGYAYRWVKPMDYITMPDELVAKCNPIQKQLIGVVSDPLSYYLPKDQDVPLRELLSSQD, encoded by the coding sequence ATGGATACAATAACAGATCTTGATCCAGCAACAGTCTTTACACCAGAGCACAAAGAATTTGTCGAAAACAATGGGTATTTGCTGATTAAAAATGCTTTGCCCCCTGATGTTGTCGCGGAAATTGATGCTGCTGTTGACGAGGTTTATGCCAAAGAGGAAGCCGCGGACAGACTTGAGAATGGTGGTAAATTAAACCTCCGTAACTGCATCACGCACCACGAGGCTTTCCTTCAACTCCTTGATTGGCAAAAAACGGTGCCGCTCGCCTACGGCGTGCTCAATTGGAACGTACAGATGATTACGTCACACCTTATTGTACTCCCCTCAAAAGAGGAGCCGCCTCCTGAGGTGAGGAACCGCATCGGCTTGCACCGCGACGGCGGCACTTCACATGCGGAAATGCAGGAACCCCACCCTCGGATCATGCTTAAGATTGCCTACGCTATCAGCGACCAATCCGATCCTGCCTCTGGCGCGACCGTGTTGGTTCCAGGGAGTAACCGGTTGACGGGTAGACCACCACTTGATCCAGATACAGGTTGGGCACGCGGTGCCATCTCTATGAATGTCAATGCCGGAGATGCATTTCTCTTTGAGCAACGGACATGGCACGGTATAGGGCATAACTGGTCTGGCATGCCCCGCAAAACTATTTTTATGGGCTACGCCTACCGCTGGGTCAAACCGATGGATTATATCACGATGCCTGATGAACTGGTTGCCAAATGCAATCCGATCCAGAAGCAATTGATTGGGGTTGTCAGCGATCCACTCAGTTATTATCTACCGAAAGACCAAGATGTACCGCTGCGAGAATTGCTCAGTTCGCAAGATTAG
- a CDS encoding cytochrome c3 family protein: MKQVFLFLGLSLLMGTIALFTICGYDQIGTLHAAPIENVALNAKTPFAEGCSKCHATEPAYQEWQHAGHSHALVNLIEGPYEVQTSCLSCHSSGYEVFSDRVYPGHTYNIETAVNAVACSSCHSHTSKEEHLLVKPAKKLCVNCHKMDCGCAGAGIVHQSQSEMFLGREGAGVKRMPSPHVRAMKKRCVHCHMAKEDPETVAKHGGHTFIADFSTCSTSGCHDSVDNNMETKLPQYRAEIESKMQAVKKILDAAPDKTSQAYLDAKLNYDMVKGDSGYGLHNIPYANALLDYSLSLKSELE; the protein is encoded by the coding sequence ATGAAACAGGTTTTCTTATTTTTAGGGTTATCCCTACTGATGGGAACAATTGCCCTTTTTACGATTTGTGGTTACGACCAGATTGGAACACTGCACGCAGCACCTATAGAGAACGTTGCCCTTAACGCAAAAACACCGTTTGCTGAGGGTTGCAGCAAATGCCATGCAACCGAACCCGCCTATCAAGAATGGCAGCACGCGGGGCACTCACACGCTCTTGTCAACCTGATTGAAGGTCCGTACGAAGTCCAGACCTCGTGTCTGAGTTGTCACTCCTCTGGCTACGAAGTCTTCAGTGATCGGGTTTATCCAGGGCATACTTACAATATAGAGACAGCGGTGAACGCTGTTGCTTGTTCTTCGTGCCATTCCCACACAAGTAAAGAGGAACACTTATTGGTGAAGCCTGCAAAAAAATTATGCGTCAACTGCCATAAAATGGACTGTGGGTGCGCGGGCGCAGGTATCGTTCACCAATCACAATCGGAGATGTTCCTTGGACGTGAGGGTGCCGGTGTGAAACGGATGCCGTCGCCGCATGTGCGCGCAATGAAGAAACGATGTGTACATTGCCACATGGCAAAAGAGGACCCAGAGACAGTTGCGAAACATGGAGGCCACACATTCATCGCAGACTTCTCGACATGTAGTACTTCAGGCTGTCACGATAGTGTTGATAACAACATGGAAACGAAGTTACCACAATACCGCGCCGAAATAGAATCGAAGATGCAAGCCGTCAAAAAGATACTTGACGCTGCACCTGATAAAACTTCGCAAGCCTATCTGGACGCAAAACTGAACTACGACATGGTTAAAGGCGATAGTGGGTACGGACTCCACAATATACCCTATGCCAACGCGCTGCTTGACTATAGCCTTTCACTCAAAAGCGAACTTGAATAA
- a CDS encoding DUF1080 domain-containing protein produces the protein MSQSGNGIELFNGKNMNGWLARGGAPHHEWDAAGSVALNPDDAKLLETTAGEGIFYNGATGRTLDIYTEAEYGDCELHVEFMVPQGSNSGVYLMGRYEIQILDSWGETELGYGTCGGVYCRWIDNQPVDGVPPRVNASKPPGEWQTYDITFRAPKFDANGSKIANATFVKVVWNGQVIHEDVEVVGCTRGAMVEEEAATGPVLLQGDHGPVAYRNVVLKPI, from the coding sequence ATGTCTCAATCTGGAAACGGAATTGAACTTTTCAACGGTAAGAATATGAACGGTTGGCTCGCCCGAGGTGGCGCGCCACATCATGAATGGGATGCTGCTGGTAGTGTTGCTCTCAACCCAGACGATGCGAAACTGCTCGAAACGACAGCCGGTGAAGGGATTTTTTACAACGGTGCTACCGGACGGACGCTTGATATCTACACCGAAGCTGAATACGGTGATTGTGAATTACATGTAGAATTTATGGTGCCACAAGGTTCCAACTCCGGCGTTTACCTCATGGGTAGATATGAGATCCAGATATTGGACAGTTGGGGTGAAACGGAACTTGGCTACGGCACCTGTGGCGGCGTTTATTGTCGTTGGATCGACAATCAACCGGTGGATGGCGTGCCACCGCGCGTCAACGCCAGCAAACCACCGGGTGAGTGGCAAACCTACGACATCACCTTCCGCGCACCAAAATTTGATGCCAATGGCAGTAAGATAGCCAACGCTACCTTCGTCAAAGTCGTGTGGAACGGACAGGTCATCCATGAAGATGTTGAAGTAGTGGGTTGCACACGTGGCGCGATGGTGGAGGAAGAAGCCGCTACCGGTCCAGTGCTGTTGCAGGGCGACCATGGACCTGTCGCCTATCGCAATGTTGTGCTAAAACCGATTTAA
- a CDS encoding DUF5069 domain-containing protein, which translates to MIPTISSGVAGPLGVLHLPRFWSKVLMDAKGVLNEEYPACGAGFDQMVLDGLGLDKDATLAYISDNSPTYPQFEAWVSENGSFDQAAVDELNAAISGYNHDDDTRGGILGASGIGDDGSILDAVNLNNLDDWYEFHASLD; encoded by the coding sequence ATGATACCCACAATTAGTTCCGGAGTTGCAGGACCGCTTGGGGTATTGCATCTTCCACGATTCTGGTCGAAAGTGCTAATGGATGCCAAGGGTGTACTAAATGAAGAGTATCCGGCATGCGGCGCAGGTTTTGATCAGATGGTGTTAGATGGACTCGGACTGGACAAGGACGCTACACTGGCATACATCAGCGACAATTCGCCCACCTATCCACAATTTGAAGCGTGGGTTTCGGAAAACGGAAGTTTTGACCAAGCAGCAGTCGACGAACTGAACGCTGCAATTTCAGGCTATAATCACGACGACGATACCCGTGGGGGCATCCTCGGTGCAAGCGGTATTGGCGACGACGGTTCTATCTTGGACGCTGTTAATCTCAACAACCTTGATGATTGGTATGAATTTCACGCCAGTTTAGATTAG
- a CDS encoding Gfo/Idh/MocA family oxidoreductase, translated as MQKIKLGVIGAGGIVCRMHLPDLVQGDDFEVSVIGGRREHRLKHQCQEFDIPRWTQDYDAIIADDTLDAILVGTPHPLHVSWGVKALEAGKHVLMQKPLCGDMNEANQFVEATEASGKTVMCLPHFGAAVYKIRQLIAENAIGRVSGARMRSSHGGPEIYYAEIRDIFGESGDDLWFFDAKQASVGALFDMGVYAVSSLVGMLGTFKRVTGFVSTFDKPTELEDVATLVLEMQSGGIVTAETSWCDPARTGEGSVHGTAGKFTMPGKDGATLSQWTPTSYTREHAPVDVKAIDCSDAAPSGMHTHFAEHIREGTQPPLSNVYTARHVTEILLAGLESSETGKAIELTTEAENCGDCSSADCC; from the coding sequence ATGCAGAAAATAAAACTTGGTGTTATCGGTGCAGGCGGTATCGTCTGCCGAATGCACCTGCCCGACCTCGTACAGGGCGACGATTTTGAAGTTAGTGTCATTGGTGGTAGACGCGAACACCGTCTCAAACATCAATGTCAAGAATTCGATATACCACGCTGGACACAGGATTACGACGCAATCATTGCAGATGATACACTTGATGCCATTCTGGTTGGCACACCGCATCCCTTACATGTTTCGTGGGGTGTCAAAGCACTCGAGGCTGGCAAACATGTGCTGATGCAAAAACCGCTTTGCGGCGATATGAATGAGGCGAATCAATTTGTCGAGGCAACTGAAGCGAGTGGTAAAACAGTCATGTGTCTCCCGCATTTCGGCGCGGCTGTCTATAAGATTCGCCAATTAATTGCCGAGAATGCGATTGGGCGCGTGTCCGGTGCGAGAATGCGAAGTAGCCATGGAGGTCCCGAAATCTACTATGCAGAGATTCGCGACATCTTCGGTGAATCTGGCGACGATCTGTGGTTTTTCGATGCCAAACAAGCGAGTGTCGGCGCACTTTTCGACATGGGCGTTTACGCTGTTTCCAGCCTCGTTGGGATGCTTGGCACCTTCAAACGGGTGACGGGTTTCGTTTCTACGTTTGACAAACCGACGGAATTAGAGGATGTCGCAACGCTTGTGCTTGAGATGCAATCGGGGGGAATCGTCACTGCGGAGACGAGTTGGTGCGATCCAGCACGCACGGGTGAAGGGAGTGTACACGGCACAGCAGGCAAATTTACGATGCCCGGCAAAGATGGCGCGACGCTTAGCCAGTGGACACCGACCTCTTACACGCGCGAACACGCGCCCGTTGATGTCAAAGCGATTGACTGTTCAGACGCAGCACCGAGTGGAATGCACACACATTTCGCCGAACATATCCGTGAAGGAACGCAACCACCGCTCTCAAATGTGTATACAGCGCGGCATGTTACTGAAATTTTGCTTGCTGGACTTGAATCTTCCGAAACAGGTAAGGCAATCGAGCTGACCACAGAAGCAGAAAATTGTGGAGATTGTTCGTCCGCAGACTGTTGTTGA